DNA from Oscillatoria salina IIICB1:
AATAATACTCCCCTTACCCACACGCACGCCATCTAAAACGATCGCGCCAATACCAATCAAACAACCTGTTTCAATATGAGCCGAATGCACCACAGCCCGATGTCCCACGGTGACATAATCTTCGAGAATTGTCGGTTTTCCGGGATCGCCATGCAAAATAGCGCCATCTTGAATATTAGTATGTGCGCCAATTTCGATCCTTTCCACATCTGCGCGCGCGATCGCCCCATACCAAACACTCGCGCCAGTTTTAACAATCACATTGCCCATAACTACCGCATTAGGGGCGATAAAAGCCGCTT
Protein-coding regions in this window:
- a CDS encoding gamma carbonic anhydrase family protein, which translates into the protein MSSDRDIFSSGASYWSDPDLSQAAFIAPNAVVMGNVIVKTGASVWYGAIARADVERIEIGAHTNIQDGAILHGDPGKPTILEDYVTVGHRAVVHSAHIETGCLIGIGAIVLDGVRVGKGSIIGAGCVVTKDVPPRSLMVGIPAKQLREVSETQAAELIEHAQKYEKLALVHAGKGSDLGFSPSS